From one Jatrophihabitans sp. genomic stretch:
- a CDS encoding ChaB family protein, which produces MPAKEELPSTLKRSPKKAQETWSKTHDSAVESYGEGERAHRTAFSSLKHSFEKVGDHWEPKEDGKKGPSDEHSARRGARARRGGETAEGVDANASKAHLMELAKRLDVPGRSRMTKSELVEALKKANRKSTAKSRS; this is translated from the coding sequence ATGCCTGCCAAGGAAGAACTGCCCTCGACGCTGAAGCGATCGCCGAAGAAGGCGCAGGAGACCTGGTCCAAGACGCACGACTCGGCGGTGGAGAGCTACGGCGAGGGCGAGCGGGCGCACCGCACCGCCTTCTCCTCGCTCAAGCACTCCTTCGAGAAGGTCGGCGATCACTGGGAGCCCAAGGAGGACGGCAAGAAAGGCCCCTCTGACGAGCACTCCGCGCGGCGCGGCGCGCGCGCCCGGCGCGGTGGTGAGACCGCCGAGGGGGTGGACGCCAACGCCAGCAAGGCACATCTAATGGAGCTGGCCAAGCGGCTCGACGTGCCAGGCCGATCGCGAATGACCAAGTCAGAACTGGTCGAAGCGCTCAAGAAGGCGAACCGGAAGTCCACCGCCAAATCCAGGTCCTGA
- a CDS encoding response regulator transcription factor, whose product MIRVLLADDHRLVRAGLAGLLSTAADIEVVGEAADGRQAVDLSVTARPDVILMDLSMPVLDGIEATRLILDHAPSTRVIALTSFADKDKVSDMLASGAVGYLLKDSEPAELLAAVRSASAGGAPLDPRVAITLLPNRQPTSVVEQLSSREREVLALATQGLANKQIGRTLGIAERTVKVHLGNVFRTIGVSDRTSAAVWARDHLPEARDRGDGSPGF is encoded by the coding sequence ATGATCAGGGTGCTGCTGGCCGATGACCACCGGCTGGTGCGGGCCGGACTCGCCGGGCTGTTGAGCACCGCCGCCGACATCGAGGTGGTCGGCGAGGCGGCCGACGGCCGGCAAGCGGTGGACCTCAGCGTCACGGCACGTCCGGATGTGATCCTGATGGACCTGTCGATGCCGGTGCTCGACGGGATCGAGGCCACCCGGTTGATCCTCGATCACGCCCCGTCGACCCGGGTGATAGCGCTGACCTCGTTCGCCGACAAGGACAAGGTCAGCGACATGCTGGCCAGCGGGGCCGTCGGATACCTGCTCAAGGACAGCGAGCCGGCCGAGCTGCTGGCGGCGGTGCGCTCGGCCAGCGCCGGCGGCGCGCCGCTGGATCCCCGGGTGGCGATCACCCTGCTGCCCAACAGGCAACCCACCTCCGTCGTCGAGCAGTTGAGCAGCCGCGAGCGCGAGGTGCTGGCACTGGCCACCCAGGGCCTGGCGAACAAGCAGATCGGTCGGACGCTGGGCATCGCCGAGCGAACCGTCAAGGTTCACCTGGGCAATGTCTTTCGCACGATCGGTGTCAGCGATCGGACGTCAGCCGCCGTCTGGGCCCGTGACCACCTGCCCGAAGCGCGCGACCGGGGCGACGGCAGCCCCGGTTTCTAG
- a CDS encoding ATP-binding protein, whose amino-acid sequence MSPQASAPRPASVRRILTQVAASVALAFTVVAASGILMFQQIAKQEAVHRVAEVTDVLAESLVQPALTDAMANDPAAATAGLDSVMRNQILTTQVVRVKLWNPQGLVLYSDERRLIGQRFALDADARDALTAPRTQAGITDLDRPENGLESAPGKLLEVYRPVWTPNGQPLLFEAYFRYDLVSQRSDELWRGFSGVMLSTLAAVLVLLAPLLWLFYRRARSAQLQREQLMRRALDASTEERRRIAATLHDGVVQQLAGAAFLVGSEVERANTQGEQARAERLAEAAASVRDGVAGMRSLLVDIYPPSLTVGGLAAALADLVRTQSGSAARIHLEVDPAAEAALDAEQQQAVFRVAQECLRNAVRHAGAGNIWIELSQQPKDVRLEVADDGRGLEPERVEQAAAGGHLGLRLITDVAVAAGARLSVASSSTGTRFRLEVPR is encoded by the coding sequence CCTCGGTGGCGCTGGCGTTCACCGTGGTGGCGGCCAGCGGCATCCTGATGTTCCAGCAGATCGCCAAGCAGGAAGCCGTCCACCGGGTGGCCGAGGTGACCGACGTCCTCGCCGAGAGCCTGGTGCAGCCGGCACTCACCGACGCGATGGCCAACGACCCGGCAGCGGCCACGGCAGGGCTGGACTCGGTGATGCGCAACCAGATCCTCACCACCCAGGTGGTACGGGTGAAGCTGTGGAACCCGCAGGGGCTGGTGCTCTACTCCGACGAGCGGCGCCTGATCGGCCAGCGCTTCGCCCTGGACGCCGATGCCCGGGACGCGCTGACCGCTCCGCGCACCCAAGCCGGTATCACCGACCTGGACCGGCCGGAGAACGGGCTGGAGTCAGCGCCCGGCAAGTTGCTGGAGGTCTACCGCCCGGTCTGGACGCCCAATGGCCAGCCGCTGCTGTTCGAAGCCTACTTTCGCTATGACCTGGTCTCCCAGCGCAGCGATGAGCTCTGGCGGGGCTTCTCCGGCGTGATGCTGAGCACCCTGGCGGCGGTGCTGGTGTTGCTGGCTCCGCTGCTGTGGCTGTTCTACCGGCGGGCCCGCTCGGCGCAGCTGCAGCGCGAGCAGTTGATGCGCCGGGCGCTGGATGCCTCCACCGAGGAACGGCGGCGGATCGCGGCGACCCTGCACGACGGCGTGGTGCAACAGCTGGCGGGCGCGGCCTTCTTGGTCGGCAGTGAGGTCGAGCGGGCCAACACCCAGGGTGAGCAGGCCCGGGCGGAGCGGCTGGCCGAGGCGGCCGCGTCGGTCCGTGACGGGGTGGCCGGCATGCGGTCGTTGCTGGTCGACATCTACCCGCCGAGCCTGACCGTCGGGGGGCTGGCCGCGGCGCTGGCAGACCTGGTCAGGACGCAGTCGGGCTCGGCCGCTCGGATCCACCTGGAGGTCGATCCGGCAGCCGAGGCGGCGCTGGACGCCGAGCAGCAGCAGGCGGTGTTCCGGGTCGCCCAGGAATGCCTGCGCAACGCGGTGCGGCACGCCGGGGCCGGCAACATCTGGATCGAGCTGAGCCAGCAGCCCAAGGACGTCCGGCTGGAAGTGGCCGATGACGGTCGCGGCCTGGAGCCCGAGCGCGTTGAGCAGGCCGCGGCCGGCGGGCACCTGGGCCTGCGGTTGATCACCGACGTCGCGGTCGCGGCCGGCGCCCGGCTGTCGGTGGCCAGCAGCTCCACCGGCACCCGGTTCCGCCTGGAGGTTCCCAGATGA